A genomic stretch from Tenrec ecaudatus isolate mTenEca1 chromosome X, mTenEca1.hap1, whole genome shotgun sequence includes:
- the LOC142433017 gene encoding olfactory receptor 13H1-like, with the protein MAMGNATAAVEFLLIGISNYPEWRITFFTLVLITYLCTLLGNGLIIFLICFDSHLHTPMYFFLGHLSFLDLCYGTISMPQVLVHCFSTHPYLSYPRCLAQMSVSLVLATAECLLLAVMAYDRVVAISNPLRYSVVMNGAVCAWLAATSWGTSLLLTAMLVLSLHLRFCGANVINHFVCEILSLLKLACSDTSLNELMILITGSFTLLLPFGFVLLSYVRIAVTVLRIRSTQGRFKAFSTCGSHLTVVTIFYGAAISMYMKPQSKYSSDQDKFVSVFYGALTPMLNPLIYSLRNKDVKGAVRKAMARRA; encoded by the coding sequence ATGGCCATGGGCAATGCCACAGCAGCGGTTGAATTTCTCCTTATTGGCATCTCTAACTATCCTGAATGGAGAATCACATTTTTCACATTGGTGCTGATAACTTACCTCTGCACCTTGTTGGGAAATGGACTTATCATCTTTCTTATCTGTTTTGACTCTCACCTCCACACTCcaatgtatttcttccttggtcaCTTGTCTTTCTTAGATCTTTGTTATGGAACCATTTCCATGCCCCAAGTCTTAGTGCATTGTTTCTCTACCCATCCCTACCTCTCTTACCCACGATGTTTGGCTCAAATGAGTGTCTCTTTGGTCTTGGCCACAGCAGAGTGTCTCTTATTAGCTGTCATGGCCTATGACCGAGTCGTTGCTATCAGCAATCCCCTGCGCTATTCTGTGGTCATGAATGGTGCAGTATGTGCCTGGCTGGCTGCTACCTCATGGGGGACGTCACTTTTGCTCACGGCCATGCTGGTCTTATCTTTACACCTTCGCTTCTGTGGGGCTAACGTCATCAACCATTTTGTCTGTGAGATTCTCTCCCTTCTTAAGTTGGCCTGTTCTGATACCAGTCTCAATGAGCTCATGATCCTCATCACTGGTAGCTTTACCTTGCTTTTGCCCTTTGGATTTGTTCTCCTGTCCTACGTTCGAATTGCGGTGACTGTTCTGAGGATTCGCTCAACACAGGGCCGGTTCAAGGCCTTTTCCACCTGTGGTTCTCACCTGACTGTAGTGACCATTTTTTATGGGGCAGCCATTTCTATGTATATGAAACCTCAGTCCAAGTACTCCTCAGACCAGGACAAGTTTGTCTCGGTATTCTATGGGGCTTTGACGCCCATGTTGAACCCTCTGATCTACAGCCTAAGGAACAAGGATGTTAAAGGGGCAGTGAGGAAAGCGATGGCACGAAGAGCATAG